In Mus musculus strain C57BL/6J chromosome 1, GRCm38.p6 C57BL/6J, a single genomic region encodes these proteins:
- the Mdm4 gene encoding protein Mdm4 isoform 3 (isoform 3 is encoded by transcript variant 5) → MDFPSQDRLKHGATEYSNPRKRTEEEDTHTLPTSRHKCRDSRADEDLIEHLSQDETSRLDLDFEEWDVAGLPWWFLGNLRNNCIPKSNGSTDLQTNQDIGTAIVSDTTDDLWFLNETVSEQLGVGIKVEAANSEQTSEVGKTSNKKTVEVGKDDDLEDSRSLSDDTDVELTSEDEWQCTECKKFNSPSKRYCFRCWALRKDWYSDCSKLTHSLSTSNITAIPEKKDNEGIDVPDCRRTISAPVVRPKDGYLKEEKPRFDPCNSVGFLDLAHSSESQEIISSAREQTDIFSEQKAETESMEDFQNVLKPCSLCEKRPRDGNIIHGKTSHLTTCFHCARRLKKSGASCPACKKEIQLVIKVFIA, encoded by the exons ATGGATTTTCCAAGTCAAGACCGACTGAAG CACGGTGCAACAGAATACTCCAATCCCagaaaaagaactgaagaagaggaTACTCACACACTGCCTACCTCACGACATAAATGCAGAGACTCCAGAGCAG ATGAAGACTTGATAGAACATTTATCTCAAGATGAGACATCTAGGCTTGACCTTGATTTTGAGGAGTGGGACGTTGCTGGCCTGCCTTGGTGGTTTCTAGGGAATTTGAGAAACAACTGTATTCCTAAAAGTAATGGCTCAACTGATTTACAGACAAATCAG GATATAGGTACTGCCATTGTTTCAGACACTACGGATGATTTGTGGTTTTTAAATGAGACCGTGTCAGAGCAATTAGGTGTTGGAATAAAAGTTGAAGCTGCTAATTCTGAGCAAACAAGTGAAGTAGGGAAAACAAGTAACAAGAAG ACGGTGGAGGTGGGAAAGGATGATGATCTTGAGGACTCCAGGTCCTTGAGCGATGATACTGACGTGGAACTTACCTCTGAG GATGAGTGGCAGTGTACGGAATGCAAGAAGTTTAATTCTCCAAGCAAGAGGTACTGTTTTCGTTGCTGGGCCTTGAGAAAGGATTGGTATTCGGATTGTTCTAAATTAACTCATTCCCTATCTACATCTAATATTACTGCCATACCTGAAAAGAAGGACAATGAAGGAATTGATGTTCCCGATTGTAGGAGAACCATTTCAGCTCCTGTTGTTAGGCCTAAAGATGGATATTTAAAGGAGGAAAAGCCCAGGTTTGACCCTTGCAACTCAGTGGGATTTTTGGATTTGGCTCATAGTTCTGAAAGCCAGGAGATCATCTCAAGCGCGAGAGAACAAACAGATATTTTTTCTGAGCAGAAAGCTGAAACAGAAAGTATGGAAGATTTCCAGAATGTCTTGAAGCCGTGTAGCTTATGTGAAAAAAGGCCTCGGGATGGGAACATTATTCATGGGAAGACGAGCCATCTGACGACATGTTTCCACTGTGCCAGGAGACTGAAGAAGTCTGGGGCTTCGTGTCCTGCTTGTAAGAAAGAGATTCAGTTGGTTATTAAAGTTTTTATAGCATAG